In Desulfuromonadales bacterium, the following are encoded in one genomic region:
- a CDS encoding 2-isopropylmalate synthase, which yields MNKPKMIRIFDTTLRDGEQSPGASMNIEEKLRIAHQLEKMNVDVIEAGFPIASDGDFEAVKKIAQTIMGPQIAGLSRANDKDIDRAWEALQYAGERGRIHTFIATSDIHMKYKLKMTEDQVVETAVKAVQRAAGYTPNVEFSAEDAVRTRLPFLARVVEAVIAAGAKVVNIPDTVGYTIPSEYFNIIKYLKDHVPNIEKAILSVHCHNDLGLAVANSLAAVQAGAEQVECTINGIGERAGNCSLEEVVMALRTRHDILPFATNVKTEHIYAASKLLSTVTGIVVQPNKAIVGANAFAHEAGIHQHGVLMEKSTYEIMTPESIGLTQNKLVLGKHSGRHAFIDRLKELGYELSKEDVEKAFVRFKSLADQKKEIFDEDLDAIVADEIIRVPERYKLLQMNVSSGSFAAPTATVEMEVDGKVKKTAMMGDGPVDATFKAIKKLTKAEARLLHFSVGAITGGTDALGECTVRLEEDGREVLGQGAHSDIIVASAKAYVNALNKIASVVKRTSIHL from the coding sequence ATGAACAAGCCCAAGATGATCAGGATTTTCGATACCACCCTGCGGGATGGCGAGCAGTCCCCCGGGGCGAGCATGAACATCGAGGAGAAATTGCGGATTGCGCACCAGTTGGAAAAAATGAACGTCGATGTCATCGAGGCCGGTTTTCCGATTGCCTCCGACGGGGACTTCGAGGCGGTGAAGAAAATCGCCCAGACGATCATGGGACCGCAAATCGCCGGGCTCTCCCGGGCCAACGACAAGGACATCGATCGGGCGTGGGAGGCGCTCCAATATGCCGGTGAGCGCGGTCGCATCCATACCTTCATCGCCACCAGCGACATCCACATGAAGTACAAGCTCAAGATGACCGAGGACCAGGTGGTGGAAACCGCAGTCAAGGCGGTACAGCGGGCGGCCGGCTACACGCCGAACGTCGAATTTTCGGCCGAGGATGCGGTTCGCACCCGACTCCCCTTTCTGGCCAGGGTGGTGGAGGCGGTGATCGCCGCCGGCGCCAAGGTGGTCAACATCCCCGATACCGTCGGCTACACCATTCCGTCCGAATATTTCAACATCATCAAGTATCTCAAGGACCACGTGCCGAACATCGAAAAGGCGATTCTTTCGGTGCATTGCCACAACGACCTGGGCTTGGCCGTGGCCAACTCGCTGGCAGCGGTTCAAGCCGGGGCGGAGCAGGTCGAATGCACCATCAACGGCATCGGCGAACGGGCCGGCAACTGCTCCCTGGAAGAAGTGGTGATGGCGCTGCGGACGCGCCACGATATTCTCCCCTTTGCCACCAACGTGAAAACGGAGCACATCTACGCTGCCAGCAAGCTGCTTTCCACGGTCACCGGCATCGTCGTCCAGCCGAACAAGGCGATCGTCGGCGCCAATGCCTTCGCCCATGAAGCGGGCATCCACCAGCACGGGGTGTTGATGGAAAAGTCGACCTATGAGATCATGACCCCCGAATCGATCGGCCTGACGCAGAACAAGCTGGTGCTCGGCAAGCACTCCGGCCGTCATGCCTTTATCGACCGCCTCAAGGAGCTGGGGTACGAGCTTTCCAAGGAGGATGTCGAAAAGGCTTTTGTCCGCTTCAAGTCGCTGGCCGACCAGAAAAAGGAGATCTTTGACGAGGATCTCGATGCCATCGTCGCTGATGAGATCATCCGTGTGCCGGAGCGCTACAAGCTGCTGCAGATGAACGTCTCCTCCGGTTCCTTCGCCGCGCCGACAGCTACCGTCGAGATGGAAGTCGACGGCAAGGTGAAGAAGACCGCCATGATGGGTGACGGGCCGGTCGATGCCACTTTCAAGGCAATTAAAAAGTTGACCAAGGCCGAAGCCCGCCTGTTGCACTTTTCCGTCGGTGCCATCACCGGCGGCACCGATGCGCTGGGTGAATGCACTGTCCGCCTCGAAGAGGACGGCCGGGAGGTGCTGGGGCAGGGGGCGCATTCCGACATCATCGTCGCCAGCGCCAAGGCGTATGTCAACGCCCTGAACAAAATAGCTTCGGTGGTCAAGCGGACCAGCATCCATCTGTAG
- a CDS encoding 3-isopropylmalate dehydratase small subunit codes for MKKTFGGPAIFLDRSDINTDEIIPAKYLTEVTKEALKPYCLEDLKLDGFDPRGEKLKNARVVVSRQNFGCGSSREHAPWVFEVNDIHTIIAESYARIFRQNMFNGGMLAIELPKADLDRLFALEKLGAVGIVVDLPGQKLTAEAGGKDEIFSFEISPFDKALVEAGGWVEFADARY; via the coding sequence ATGAAAAAGACCTTCGGCGGGCCGGCCATCTTCCTCGACCGGTCCGATATCAACACTGACGAGATCATCCCGGCCAAGTACCTCACCGAAGTCACCAAGGAAGCCCTCAAACCCTATTGCCTGGAGGATCTCAAGCTCGATGGCTTCGACCCCAGGGGGGAGAAGCTGAAAAACGCCCGGGTGGTTGTTTCCCGGCAGAACTTCGGCTGCGGCTCGTCCCGCGAACACGCGCCCTGGGTGTTTGAGGTGAATGACATCCATACCATCATCGCCGAAAGCTATGCCCGCATCTTCAGGCAGAACATGTTCAACGGCGGCATGCTCGCCATCGAGTTGCCCAAGGCTGATCTGGACCGGCTCTTCGCTCTGGAGAAGCTGGGCGCGGTCGGGATCGTCGTCGATTTGCCCGGCCAGAAGCTGACGGCCGAGGCGGGAGGCAAGGACGAGATTTTCAGCTTCGAGATCAGCCCCTTCGACAAGGCGCTGGTCGAGGCCGGCGGCTGGGTCGAGTTCGCCGACGCACGGTACTGA
- a CDS encoding nitroreductase family protein, whose product MVLPLLQKRRSIRQFKSLPVEPEKVEQLIEATLRSPSSRGLNPWQFVVVDDPETLRRLGKAKAHGSEFLTGAPLAVAVCADPARCDVWIEDCAIAAIILQLAGESLGLGSCWVQIRQRPHGEGRSAEAYVREVLGLPVSLVVECIIGIGYPARGLPGHPRESLAFDRVHRNRFGG is encoded by the coding sequence ATGGTTCTTCCCCTGTTGCAGAAACGCCGCAGCATTCGCCAGTTCAAATCACTGCCGGTCGAGCCGGAAAAGGTCGAGCAGCTGATCGAGGCGACGCTGCGTTCCCCCTCTTCGCGGGGGCTCAATCCTTGGCAGTTCGTGGTCGTCGACGACCCGGAGACCCTCCGGCGTTTGGGCAAAGCCAAGGCGCACGGCTCCGAGTTCCTGACCGGGGCACCGCTGGCGGTGGCGGTCTGCGCCGATCCCGCGCGTTGCGACGTCTGGATCGAGGACTGCGCTATCGCTGCCATTATCCTGCAACTGGCTGGCGAGTCGCTGGGCCTGGGCAGCTGCTGGGTGCAGATCCGCCAGCGCCCGCACGGCGAGGGCCGCAGCGCTGAGGCTTACGTGCGGGAGGTGCTCGGACTGCCGGTGTCGCTGGTCGTAGAATGCATTATCGGCATCGGCTATCCGGCCCGCGGCTTGCCGGGGCACCCGCGGGAGAGCTTGGCCTTCGATAGGGTGCATCGCAACCGATTCGGTGGCTGA
- a CDS encoding 3-isopropylmalate dehydratase large subunit, which produces MGKTIAEKIFDAHLRDEPFPGAKVLNLDRVLCHEITTPVAIADLEWRGKDRVFDNTKIKAVIDHVTPAKDSKTALQAKMLRDWARRHAIKDFFDVGHNGVCHALFPEKGYIRPGFTVIMGDSHTCTHGAFGAFAAGVGTTDLEVGILKGVCAFREPATIRVNLTGKLPDGVYAKDVILFVIGQLGVNGATDRVIEFRGPIVDAMSMEARMTLCNMAIEAGGTCGICLPDMTTVDYLWPFIQGEYSSREAALADFRKWHSDADAKYEKTLDFDVSKLEPQVTYGFKPDCVKPAKEMAGTKVDQIYIGTCTNGRIEDLRQAAAILKGKKIAESVRGIVSPATPKIFSDALAEGIIQIFMDAGFCVTNPTCGACLGMSNGVLAEGEVCASTSNRNFNGRMGKGGMVHLMSPATAAATALTGVITDPRTI; this is translated from the coding sequence ATGGGAAAAACGATAGCGGAAAAGATATTCGACGCTCACCTGCGCGACGAACCGTTCCCTGGCGCCAAGGTCCTCAACCTCGACCGGGTGCTCTGTCACGAGATCACGACGCCGGTGGCGATTGCCGACCTCGAGTGGCGCGGCAAGGACCGGGTTTTCGACAACACGAAGATCAAAGCGGTCATTGACCACGTCACCCCGGCCAAAGACAGCAAGACCGCCCTGCAGGCAAAGATGCTGCGCGATTGGGCTCGCCGGCACGCCATCAAGGATTTTTTCGACGTCGGCCATAACGGTGTCTGCCATGCCCTTTTCCCCGAGAAGGGGTACATTCGGCCGGGCTTTACCGTCATCATGGGTGACAGCCACACCTGCACCCACGGTGCTTTCGGTGCGTTTGCCGCCGGCGTCGGTACCACCGATCTGGAGGTCGGCATCCTCAAGGGGGTCTGTGCCTTCCGCGAGCCGGCCACCATCCGTGTCAACCTGACCGGAAAGCTTCCGGACGGGGTCTACGCCAAGGATGTGATTCTCTTTGTCATCGGCCAGCTCGGGGTCAATGGCGCCACCGACCGGGTGATCGAGTTCCGCGGTCCGATCGTCGATGCCATGAGCATGGAAGCGCGCATGACCCTGTGCAACATGGCGATCGAGGCGGGCGGCACCTGCGGCATCTGTCTGCCGGATATGACCACCGTCGATTACCTCTGGCCCTTCATCCAGGGAGAATACTCGAGCAGGGAGGCGGCGTTGGCCGACTTCAGGAAATGGCACTCGGATGCCGACGCCAAGTACGAGAAGACCCTCGACTTCGACGTCTCGAAGCTCGAGCCGCAGGTCACCTACGGCTTCAAGCCCGACTGCGTCAAACCGGCGAAGGAGATGGCCGGCACAAAGGTCGACCAGATTTACATCGGCACCTGCACCAACGGCCGCATCGAGGATTTGCGCCAGGCGGCGGCCATCCTCAAGGGGAAGAAAATTGCCGAAAGCGTTCGTGGTATCGTCTCTCCGGCCACGCCGAAGATTTTCAGCGACGCCCTGGCCGAGGGGATCATCCAGATTTTCATGGATGCCGGCTTCTGCGTAACCAACCCGACCTGCGGCGCCTGCCTGGGAATGAGCAACGGCGTGCTCGCCGAAGGGGAGGTCTGCGCCTCAACCAGCAACCGCAACTTCAATGGTCGCATGGGCAAGGGGGGAATGGTCCACCTGATGAGCCCTGCCACCGCCGCCGCCACCGCACTCACCGGCGTCATCACCGACCCGCGGACCATCTGA